The nucleotide sequence tttaggaaagtctgttggaaagcaacagaagtttttaacagttaatagacaatAGTGGTTTGCTATCAAaataatggaattgctgttgaataaacctattgaccattagtgcatatcaattttataagtctgcactaattatttttttactctctgttgaatactaaatgagatgttgaccaaaagtatAACAGATGtttaccaaaagtcaaacagttgttgaccaaaaatcaaacagatgttgaccaacagttaaacagatgttgaccaaaagtcaaacagattttgaaccactaagaatcatagttttgcaaacagtggtttgactttggtcaaacagactttTTGAAAACAGTGGTTTGAATCTAAGCAATCATTAATGGAATTGGTCAACTTTATTTGCAAAAATTGGTTTTAActttatttgaatttaaattacaaGTACCGTATAATTCTCATTCTTATTGCAAGAATTGGCTTCGATCTAAAGTTAATAAAATATAGTATCTCagatggttttctaagaaacgacccgtgtttgcacatgggtcttaccgctagtagtctataataaaagaaaccatgttaTGGACACATGGCGCTCTATGAGGCGGTcttaattatttttctaaatatttattatggaaagtcaattattgataataataataataaatttaaaatttatagaagagattttaatgataaatacaaagataactgataataatatattaattattataatcatatattaattattaaaatctaaaaaaatacaatagcgttttaaatatttataaagataaagattttatttaattgGTAGTTTTAGTTGTTTTTATATTCTGATGATAAGGACAAGGATAACTGATAAgcacatattaaaataaaaatatttattttaatcaactgtttcgttaaaaggatttattcaatacacgtagaacatatatattttttatacatgTGGTATATTTAGAATCCTACTTCTAATAAAGGATCTCATTATCCCATTTTACACTccaatgaaataataatattaaatcataatattCAGCTTGTCTcttgtatatttaatattttttactaaaatatttattttctttttttgcTGATTATTCAACATCAGGTAATAcgtaagtttctaacctaataataaataaaaaaaacaaagtaaaatgttataaaccatgtaatacacaactctctaacctaataaaaaataaagtgagatgttacaataagtaaatagtaTCTCAAAGTTCAATTTGTTAGAAAATACATCTTGATGACTAAATGTGTTAACGGATTACATTATTCGTGTAAGACATGTGTTACTCAAATCgtgcaatacacgagtttttaaaagctgtaactattttattaattagtatataaaattatatttattcaacccgtgtaatacacggggttctaacctagtctTCTAATAAAATAACATTTTGAAGTATCCTCATGTGGAACAAAAGGTGTACCCACCATAATGTATGTTTTTTCTAGGCAAATGTTAATCTTACATTAATTTTACACCAATAATTCAAAAATATCTCGGTTTAAATCTATAACCTCTTATCTAAAAGGCAACTGAATCTATCAAATGGACTAGCCCAAGACATATGATGTCTAAACTTGTGCTCATTTAATAAACGAACTCAAGCCTGGGCTTAAACATATGACGTCTAAACTTGAGCTTATTTAATAAACGAAATCAAGCCTGTCCTTCATTTACCAAGCTCGTATAGGCTCATGAGACTAAACGACCCTATCATCTATGTAAATATTACTATATATAggtaaagtgtaaaatacaaATGCCCTTAACGTACGAACTGTACGCGACATCGAATTCGCATGTTGTAAGAAAAAAAGCGTACACGGAGTTGCAAAATCGCATGTTGtatgtgtgtgcttgaaatcgcATGGATGATTGCATCTCGCATGGATGTAGGTGTGGCTGATGAAATCGCACGGCAAAGTGTGAATTCGCATGAGATTGGGCGGCTATGGTTGTAGCGTACGCAATGTACGATAAACCATTTTGTACGTTAACTGGCCccattatttatatatatatatatagttatgaTAAAAGAAAtgaactaaatatatatatatatatatatatagtggagagttcaaatgagaagaaattttttgtaagaataaaaaagaacaaatttcaaccaataagaatgttttattttacttcatttaatataagtatttaatgttactataagggtacaatGGTAAATCTACATTGgttcattaatttgtagtcttcctctttaatagctaatacattaaattttttgtaaattatcttcaaaatatatattttttcaaaaaaataaaataaaataatttaaagtgtaagataaattacgagttgtgtaggataaattccgagttgtgtaggataaatttcaacgtgtaggatgaatttcgaaatatgtaggataacttttgatgtgtgtaggcaaaaaaaagttagtgtgaaggatactagtctttatgactaattaattagtaaaaaatgataataaatgagataagtgaaaaaactatttaatgtttgacaaaattaccctttgttctttttgttctcaattaaattttcttctcaaatgaaccttctcctatatatatatatatatatatatatatatatatatatatatatatatatatatatatatatatatatatatatatatatatatatagggagccgctagaatgagaaccacctcgagttgtaagaaccgcgagaactacaccccacggagcgccgttcgccgcgattttttttacaagtagatgtgtgcattataaacacggccgtaaaaaatcacggcgaacggcgctccgtggggtgtacttttttacacctcaagtttggtgaaaaaaaaagaaaaaagaaaaaaaattaaaaaacaccaaacttgaggtgtaaaaaagtacaccccacggagcgccgttcgccgtgattttttacggccgtgttgataatgcacacatctacttgtaaaaaaaaaatcgcggcgaacggcgctccgtggggtgtagttctcgcggttcttacaactcggggtggttctcattctagcagccccctatatatatatatagatatatatatatatatatatatatatatatatatatatatatatatatatatatatatatatatatgtatatgtatatatattgttttagGTGTATAAACTAGTAGATGCCCCAACCGCGTTGCGGGACAAtgaccgaataattctcaatcaattaaaaaatactactataattttgctatgaaaaaaacgatgataagaccgtaattttgggctcatGGCataactgtaatttttcaggactaatgagccgGTGTTAGGCAGCTAGAGTTATGcaccgcccgcgttgcggggcgctaaACCGAGTATTTCTTAGGTTAATAGCATGTACGCCTTTATGTCGGTTAGTTATATACATGCTACCTATAACACGATATCAAAAAAGATACATCAAGTTAACCAATTAAAGAAAAACAGTAAcatagttatgataaaaaaaaattaactaaaacgatgacaagcgtgtaatttagagttggggcaaaacaataatttgtcaggaccaattaGTGAGTGCTAGGCAGCCGTTTGGcatgaataaaaacaaaattaagtcaacaaagtaaaataaaacactaccatggttttgccaaagaaaaaaaaaacgatggcaagattgcaatttttagcggaggtaaaatcgtaattttaaaatggaggtaaaataatattttgaaccgagggcaaaaccattttttttatttttgaaatgggggcaaaatcgtaatattttagctgtgggcaaaatcgtaatttttagctgtgggcaaaatcataattttaaactggaaaCCAAATAGTAATTTGGCAAGACTCTAGCCGAGggcaaaaccatatttttattttgaactggggacaaaattgtattttttaactgaggacaaaatcgtaaatttaaacAAGGgacaaaagcaaaattttattttgaatcaaggcgaaatcgtaattttacacatgggataaaattgtaatttggcatCACCTATAAGTAACTATtatatgaaaaaagaaaaaaaataaaaaaaataaaagtcaaaAGTGGCCGCCAAAAGTGACCAACCACTTAACAAAACTATTCCCCCATGATATCATCAACTTGTAAATGTATatattgaaaatgaaaatgaaaattataaTTGTGTATAAAACCTGAACTTGAAAAATTACTCATAGCCCTAAAATGCCAAGGTAAAGCTTACCCAAGCCCGTTACACTCATCACAAAATTATTATagcattaattaaataaataacacAAACCAAGATGCACATAAATATAAATAGTCTTACTATACTAAACAATCCACATAAAAAGTCTCACTATACTAAACAACACTTGATACCAACCACAATGACTACAAGTCACAAACCTACATGCAACCTACCCAACACCCTTCAAATCTTCAACTAATTCACATGTTTGATTAACCAGATTCCAAATTTTCCATCATACCATAACAAATTACTCTTTAAAATTATCTATCATGTGTGACCAAATTCGTAATTTCTAAACGAAATGACAACAGTTCAAGACGCGTAATATTCAAATGTCTTGTGAATCAAAGCGAAAGAAACAAACATCACAACAGCCTACCAAATGAAGTTCTTTAGGCAGACAGTAGAATTACATGTTTGAAGAAAGTATGGTCCATTTGACACCAATTCTTTCGAATGAAACAGAAAACGCTAAAAACAACGCCGTTTCTACCTTTGTTTAAGTTCTGTTTCAAACTCGAGTAGTTTCTCACGGATAGGCTTCAGAAACGTCTTCATATCTTGGAGAATTCTTTGTTTATCTTGAAGAAGAAGATCCTTGTCCTCATTTAGCCTCACTTCAACCTATAAGTGTAACAAAATTTAAACAAGCGGTTAGCTTCATAACTCGTCATAAAACATACTAAATCTGATTATTAtccaaaaaaaatataatttttgtaATCATATATGCGAGTTGTGGTGTGAAAAGATGACCTGCAAATCGTCTAGTTCACCGTACGAGAACTCGGCGAAATCCAAATTGCCTTTGAACGTTTTCTTCTCTTCTCCAATAAGCCATTCCCCTGCTCACAAATTATTAGCGTGGGTCGGGTTGAAAAGGTCACTTTTTAATGTGGTTTGACTAGGGGTGCAAATGAGCTTAGGAGCtgctcgagatcggctcgagaaaaagctctaAGTGAGCCAAGCCTTATTGAGCTCAAGCcaagcttgagcctaaaataaagctcgtttatttatcaagcccgagctcgagcctaggATGTGAAGCTCACCAGGCTCGTCGAGCCATAGTGTAATATTAATTTTTCTTAATATTTAATAACACTTTCCCCTTACTTAAAGTTTTCTAGTAAatgagccgagcttatttaaacttgtttacgagccgagctcaaacctaaaaataagcttgtttagtaaacgatCCCGAGCTTCAAATATCAAGCTCACGAGCCTAaacgagtctattatttatatgattcttatttaatatattaattaatagataatcaacgagccgagctcgagctctcataagcaaggtttaaaagaacggaaatgagtttcgaggcgttttcccttcgcctcacgaggcgtaagcctcgaggcgaaacgaggcgttatatatattataaataataatactaactaatttcatcatcagattcatcaaaagcacacttaaaaaagacatgaaattcttgaaactgacacaaaaaatcaaaaacatcaaaaacaactatCAAAATCTGCTGAGGCGCACCTGAGGCGCAGCTTTCTTAGCGCCTCAACCCCTCTGAGGCACATATACATTAAAAACaccatgaggcgcgcctcagactcGTTTTTTGGCGGTTTCGCCTCGAGGCGCGCCTTGAGGTGCACGCCTCAAACATTTTTTAAAACCAtgctcataagttaatcgagctcgggctcggcttgttTGCACCCCTAGGTTTGACTCATCAACATTTTTGTGTCATTTTTAGTATTTCATGAAATGTGTTAGAtttgaataaaaaaaaaactattttgttaaaaaaaaattccgATTTTTGTTACTAAATCgattaaaggttataaacatctAAATAACACTTTGGGCTAGTCTTTGCACATTTGATCTGCTTCACCCATGTGACAATTTCATTCTAAGTCAACATTTTTAAGTTTGACCCATTTGGCCCATTGAATTAAACCTAACCAAAATAAACCAATTTCAAGTCAACTGGTTGAAATTTCCGACATTAAGAGGAAAAACAGGACTTCTAGCGGCTTGCTTACCTTTGACTTTCAATGTGATTTCATATGTATACCCAACACGCTTCTTGTTCCTAACCGTCACTAAAAATGCctgaaaattgaaaaaaaaagagttaactgccattttcgtccctgtggtttggtggaaAATGCCACTtcagtcaaaaaaaaaaaaaaaaatttgcgtcagttccgtcctcaacatttttgaaacgtgccatttcagtccaaaaagatAACGCGCACTTAAAAACGTTAAGGACGGAACTGGCGCAAGGCGTTATCTTTTTAGACTGAAGTGGCACGTTTCAAAAATGTTGAGGACGGAACTGGCGCCACTTttttttttggactgaagtggcattttccaccaaaccacagggacgaaaatggcagttaaattaaaaaaaagataaGAAACATTGTAAATAATGAACCCAACCCTacaaattttgacccgttacccaaacTGAATGACCCGCCCGTTTTGCCACCTCTAAGAAAAATACTCACGTCTCCTGTGCATCTCGATACTTCTGCAATTTTTGCATTCCCAGAAGAGAACTCCAAGGAACCCACTGATAGAAGTAACTCCTGCAGTGTTATACAACACAAACGAGACAAGCAAATTTCAGCAGATTAATTTTTGAATTTTGGCATATGATAATAGTTGACTAAAAGTCAACTACATAAGCTTCGGTACAAAAACCAAACCTTGATTCTTTCAGTTGCCCATTTGTTTAAGTTCTTCTCCTCCCATGTTCCAGCCTATAAACGGGTATGCAATTACATTTCTATACCTCAAATATTTGCTTATAAAAGGTTAATTTTCTCAAATGTGTTCCACCTTTATAATGTATATCAGTATATCAAATTATTTATACATATATGAGAACCAATAAAACTTTGAGAATTATTTTAAAAACGAGAACCACTGTTTTAGCCGTCGGATCTGCTTGATAAAGATCTTTTTACACGATGACATTTTCTTATTTAACATGAaaaccatagttgttaatagcgaatagcgacacgggacctatatgctacatagcgaatagcgacaaatagcgaccgTTATTTTATATATAGCcatacactagaaaaagaattttgaaattttttatatgtatattatatcaaaataccttggtatatatgctattttacatgtatatttaacaaaaaactataaatccagctatattatagctatatctaattgctatttacatcaaaaaaagaagaaaaaaaaaagtcgCTATTCACGCTATTGGTCGCTATGACCCAAATAGCGACACTTGGTCACTTCGCTACATAGCACGCTATAGCGGTCActatagccgctattgacaactatgatgAAAACATGTTGGATTTACACATGAACACACTTCTAGAAACTACAGTTTTGACCTAGCGTGTATTCGAGCTGATTTTGAAAATGTAACAGCGTAAAAAGATCCTCATTAAGCACATAAGACCACCAAAAAGGGTTATCAAGCCAACCATATATTTATAAATCGTCACATTGTTAACACTAAGTTGCTGTTACATGCCACTATCATTttaaaaggaaaaattacaagttttgtcctttatctatataccacttttcaggcggtgtcctttttaacgaatgttgacaggcggtgtcctttactaggtattttgttgcaagtttagtcctttacacccaacccagttaaaaaaccctgttaattgttgacaggcggtttcctttactaggtattttgttgcaagtttagtcctttacctaggtatttgttacaagtttagtcctttacaccaaCAATTAACATGGTtctttaactgggttgggtgtaaaggactaaacttgcaacaaaatacctagtaaaggacactgactgtcaacattcgttaaaaaggacaccgcctgaaaagtggtataaagataaaggacaaaacttgtaatttttccattCTAAAATCCAGTGCAATTAGCAAAAATTCTtggaaaaaataattaaaattggAGAACGGTTTTGAGAAACGAAAACCACTATTTAGCAGTTGGAATGTTAAATCTCCTTGATGAAGATTCTTTTGCGCGATAACATTTTCATAATTAATACGAAAACATGTTGTGTGCATTAATAAATACACTAATATATGCTTATATTGTATTCACTGGTGAATCAAATTCTGACCTGCATGTTTTCGAGTTCATTACAGAAATGTTATCGCGTAAAAAGTCTTCATCAAACAGATACGACTACTAAAGAGTGGTTATCATTTTTTTCAAATGGATATACTTGGTGAAGATGTTTTAACTTTTAACGGTGTGGGATTCTCATAATTAACAAGAAAACGTGATGTATTCGCTGCTAAACACACGGCTATAAACTATATTGTATTCACTAGTAAATCAAATTCTGACTAGACGCTTTTTTGAGTTAGTTACGAAGATGTCACCGCTTAAAAACATATAATGACTAAAAAGTGGTATTCATTTGTCAACACTAAGTTGCTATTACATGCCATTATCATTTTAAAATACAATACAATTAACAAAAAATTCTtcgaaaaaatttaaaaacttgAGAACTACTTTAAGAAACAAAAACCACCATTTAGCggcagggccggccctgagaattcgtgtaccctgttcgagctcgtaAAAATGTGCCCTTaaaccttaacgaaattgggtattgggctcactaaaggtctaaacctaatgccaaaggggttaataactaatctaaacgtGGGAGCTGGTAATGCAAATCTTGAGGACATTTTTTTGTTTTGGGCTCTTAGATCTAAGAGCCCAAACATAATAGTTTTGTAAgggggcctatgttggtgtttgtatgggtgtaccctattaaaaaaatatattttacatatacatatcggattTTTTTCATCAAAAAATGTGCccctcgaaatatcgggccctggccggtggtcctcctcacccacccccagggccggccATGTTTAGCGGTTAGTTCTGCTTGCTATACAACACAATTAACAAAAAATTCTTCGAAAAAAGTTTAAAACTTGAGAACTACAACTACTTTGAGAAACAAAAACCACCGTTTAGCGGTTACTGTTAGTTCTCCTTGCTAAAGATTGACATTTTCATAATTAACCCGAAAACATCTTCTATTCATATGTAAATACACACTATTAAAAACCATTGCATAATCACTAGTGAATCAATGATAGGAATCGATACAGACAATTACGGATTAACAAAGAAATAAGCTGAAATTGATAGATGATTATATAGAAACACAATAGGAAGATAACTATCACCGAAGTGATCCCGGGCTAAGCCCTTCTCCACAAGGGAGCCTCTCCACAATGGAGCCTAAACAAATAACAAACTCTCCCTCTCCTCCTTTACATGAGCCATTGCCCCCTTATTTATAGCATTAGAAATTACACTCCCCCCCTCTCACAATTAAACCAAGACTATTAAGTAACAACTAGAATAGGATTCCTATCAATCAACTTCTACCAATATGTATTTTCAAGTAAACACGAAAACACGCATACAACCATCATCACCAAACATGAATAATTACCATCTAAACGCA is from Helianthus annuus cultivar XRQ/B chromosome 9, HanXRQr2.0-SUNRISE, whole genome shotgun sequence and encodes:
- the LOC110877560 gene encoding uncharacterized protein LOC110877560, with product MEGGGVVSTEKQNTDSTTTSSYTYWVREVKQDAAPLPVPRKLTAEDVSAGSGSCTHLGSAWNKAGTWEEKNLNKWATERIKELLLSVGSLEFSSGNAKIAEVSRCTGDAFLVTVRNKKRVGYTYEITLKVKGEWLIGEEKKTFKGNLDFAEFSYGELDDLQVEVRLNEDKDLLLQDKQRILQDMKTFLKPIREKLLEFETELKQR